TGGCGATCATCGGTACCGAACGACAACGGACCTATCAGTCAATTCTCGTCGCATCTCCAGTACCGTTTCCGGCGACGGTGGCACTCGAGTCGAGTTGCACGCTGGAAGCAGTGACGTTTCCGTCGACGTCGGTGTTTACCCCGAGGTGAACGGCATCGCCCGCGGTGAGATTCCCATCGACGCTCGCCCCCTCGACGAGCACAACGTATCGGCTTGCCTCGAGATTACCGTCGACGTGTGCATCTCCATCGAGTAACACGTCACCTCCCGCCTCGAGATTGCCGTCGATCTCGGTGGCACTGTCGAGCATCACGTGGGTAGCGACAGTGACGTTTCCGTCGACGTCAGCACCGCTCTCGAGAACCACTGCGCCGTCGGCGCGAAGGTTTCCGTCGAGGCCACCGTCGGCGGCGATCACGACGTCACCATCTGCTCGGACGTTCCCCCTCACGTTCGTCGACAACGGTTGCGGTCGACCGGTCGTCGATCGGCCCCGTCCCGTGTGGCCCCGACGCAACCAATTCGTCGACCGCGTCAGCTCCCTGCTGTTACGTGCTCGAATGGGAGTCTTGAGCCCTCGCGATGTAGCCTGCAAGACTCAGCGCGAGAACGCCACTGGAGACACAAACGAATTGTCGTCTCGTAGAATCGGCCGTCATTGTCGATGGCTCACTCCAGACAGACCTGTGTCTTGCCGCTCGATTCACTGCGTGAAAACTCACGCGTGGATCTGGATACCGGCCTTCACTCGAGTGAATGTGTGTCCCACGATCGAATTACCATCAGAGAGAGACTCTTGCCAGCAAATGTAGTGCCAACAGTCATTGAAGGTGGTACCGACTACTCCGTCCATGAGTTCCTACCAGCTAGATGAGGTAGACAAAGCTATCATTCATTTTCTCCAGAAAGATGCGCGGAATAACACAACGACCGAAATAGCTGCAGAGGTGGATGTGTCAGCCAGCACAGTCGGGAACCGTATCAACCAACTCGAAGATGAAGGTGTTATCGAGGGGTACAATCCAAATTTGAACTATGAACAGGCACAACTCCCACTTCACATCATGTTCGTTTGTAGCGCGCCAGTCGCTAAACAGACACAACTCGCCGAAGAGGCGCTTGACGTGTTCGGCGTTGTGAACGTACGAGAGATGCTATCCGGCACTCGCAATATACGAGTCGAGACGATCAGCAGGGAGTTCGACGAAATAGAACGGTCCGTTCAAGAACTGGATGCGCTTGGCCTCGAGATTGAAACCTCCGAGATCATTAAACAAGAGTACACACGTCCGTTCGACCATTTTGGATCTGACTTGCTTGAAGACTAGTTATCTCACCGGCATAGTTTACGTTCGAATTTCACAGAACCAAAGATGCGTGTGCTGAATTTCAGCTGTATGTTTCCACACCTCTTATGGCGGAACAAAGCATAGCGGCTATGTGAGTGAATCAGTCTCCGCAGAACCCACAAGCAATCCACCAGTGAGCACCAGAGTCATCACCGAAGTTGCTGCAGCGAAAGGAGAGTCTCCAATGGACATGCAGCCACCACCCTACGATGCAATTGACCCCAGTGCATTAAACGCCCTCTTCACCCATATTACAGCCTCGCAAAACGGCACAGTCACGTTCACATATAACGGCTGTACTGTCACCGTCACGAGCTCCGGGCAAGTAGCTGTTCAGCCTCCGACTGAGTAACGACCCAGAATGTCCAGGACTACATCTCCCGCTCCCCCCTCCCCCTTCTTTCCGAGTCCTATTGTGGAAGCATAATGTCTGTTGATATCCTGCTTATCGACGCAACTGACAACTCTCAACACATCCAGAAACTGCTCGCGGGAACAGAACGCACCACCGTCCACCTCGTTCAGACAGGGACTGAGGCACTCGAGTTCCTCACCCAGCGTGGGAGCTATTCAAACGCCGCCTCCCCAGAGCTAGTACTGTTGAACCCACAGCTGCCTGACGTCGACGGCTACGACCTCCTTCGAAACCTCAAAAATGAGCCAGAGTTGAGAGCAATACCCGTCATTATCCTCTCAGAATTCGACCGTGAAGAGGATATCATCGAATCCTACTCCCATCACGCAAACGCATATATCCATCTCCCAGACGACCCACATACCCTGGCAGAAACCATCACTGGCATCAAATCATTCTGGCTCGACATCGCACACCTCCCATCCCTGCAGTAACAAACACACGTGCGGTCCAGGCGTGAGATGCCCTGCGTCTTCCGCCATGCTTTGACATCCTCCACACGGCTGAAGCCGTGGGCTTTCGCCTGTACCTTCTGTAAATCCCTCCGTGAAAGAGCAACACGGGCACGATGGGATTCGAACCACTGTCGGAGCAAAGCTCCTCCCTGATCCGAACCCATCTCAGTGTACTGCTGTTGCTCACGAAGTGTTCGCAACAGCAAACGGGCACGATGGGATTCGAACCCACGACCATCGGATGTCTTCCCCCGTCGCAATCGCAACGAGGATAGAAGTCCGACGCTCTGTCCAGACTGAGCTACGTGCCCACGGTCGCCATCTGGTGGGTATTCGTCAGGCCAATTTATACCCTTTGACTGACTGGTACTGCAGCCGCGACAGAAAAAGCGATATGCCGTGTTCGTCAGTCGTGGTTACGCACCGTCGTCCGTGTCGGAGTCTGGGTCGTCTTCATCGTCGTCACCGCCTAGTTCATCATCCTCATCGTCGTCATCGCCGATTCCGTCCTCTTCGTCGTCACCAATTCCGTCCTCCGCATCATCGTCGCCGACTCCGTCCTCTTCGTCGTCATCACCGTTTTCCATCTCGTCATCGTCGCCGTTCTCGACACCGTCGTCCTCATCTTCATCTTCATCTTCATCTTCGTCTTCGTCTTCGTCTTCGTCTTCACCTACATCGTCATCTCCGTTCTCGTCGTCCAGACCATCGTCGTCACCCGGCCCGTCGTCGTCCGCTCCGATATCGCCGCCATCGTCATCGAGTTCGTCGTCCTCTTCATCGTCCATACAGCCCGCAACGGCCGCGATCATACCGACACCAGCAAGCTTCGTGAAGCGGCGTCGGTCAAGGTTCGGTGCTGTCATATCGGCACCTGGCCCGATGTGGGGGTGCCAGATAATGGCCCGCGTTCGTTCGAATCGTCACCCAGAATTCAGACGAATTACGAAAGTCCCAGATTTCGAAGCCGAACTGTTGCAAGCGCACCCATAGTTTCAGCACTGCAACTGCCACACACAGACATTAGTGTATATAATAAGATATCAGTAACCACTATTTGGCAAACATGCTCGTGAACAGACCGCTCAGCCAGTCATCGCAAGACCGCCACAACCTCCACAAGAGCAACACCGTAACTGAAAGATCCGTTCTAGCCACCTACACCCGTCCTAACACCGTTTCGTCGCGTGAAACGGCCGGTGATTGAATCCCCCTCCCCTCCACTCACCCCCTGCTCGACCACGCTCGACAACGCAGAATCCGCGACGGCGAACACAGCTCTTATGCACGTCTCGGCGGTAGGAGTTCTCGATGCACGTCATCGGAACGGTGGGACTCCCCGGAAGCGGCAAGGGAGAGGCCGCCACCGTCGCACGCGAAGATGGAATCCCGGTCGTGACGATGGGCGACGTCGTCCGCCAGGAGACCGCAGATCGCGGGCTCGACCCGACGAAGGACCATGGCACGGTCGCACAGGCGCTACGCGAGGAGAACGGGCCGGCAGCCATCGCCGAGCGCTCGCTCCCGATGATCGAGGACCGACTTGCGGATCACGAAACGGTGCTCGTCGACGGGATCCGCTCAGATGTCGAGGTCGACGTCTTCGAAGAACGATTTAGCGAGGCGTTTACGCTGGTCAGTATCGAGGCCCCCTTCGACGTTCGAGCCGAGCGGATCGATGCCCGCGGACGTGATGCGAGCGAAGCGAACGGTGGCGAAGGTCTGGCCGCCCGCGACGAGCGCGAGCGCGGCTTCGGGATGGACGACGCAATGGAGCATGCCGACGTCGTCGTCGAGAACACCGAGTCACTCGAGTCCTTCCACGAGCAAATACAGTCGATTATCCGCGACGGAGCGACTGCCGAGTCCGTGGACACGGACGAGTCTGAGTCTGAGTCTGAGTCAGAACGAGAGACCACCGCGAGCGAGAGCGAGAGCGAAGCAGAACCCGAAGAACCCCAACCGTAGGCGACTGTGTCCAGTCGCGACACGGACCAGCACCGTTAGACCCTAAGTCGTACCCACCGAATCCAGAGACAAGAGCTATGACCGATATCTACCGCGTCGACGTCGAAGCAACGGCACCGGTCTACGACACCGAGGTGACGAGTCGGGTTGCCGACGCCGTCGCCAACATCTTCCCGAACGCCGACCTCGAGGAGTCCTTCGGTGAGATCCACGCCGAGGCGCACTCGATGGACCACTTCTCAGAGTTGCTGCACAGACAGGAGATTCTCGACACCGCCCGCGGCGAGTTCTTCTCGACGCGCGAGGGCGACACGTTCTCGTTTGCGCTCAAGAAGCAGGCGGCCTTCGAGGATCGAATCAATTTCTCCGTCGGCGAACCGGACGAACTCGGCGAGATCAGCGTCCGCGTGCGCGTCGACGAACCGACGGTCGAGGAGTACATCGACCAGATTGCGCCGCCGACAGAAGACGGAAAGCCAGTCGATAGCTAATCGCTGCCTACCGGAGCCGACTGCTCACTCACTACACTCGCCAGCCGCCGCGAGCGCGTCTTCTGCCGCATCCTGGTGCTGGTGGGCCCCAGTAATATCTCGGTCGTCAGCCGCCGCTGCACTCGCTGCAAACTCCGCTGCAGCCGTCTGCAAGTTGACTCCCTGGCAGTGAGCCGTCTCGAACGCAGTCGCGAGCTCGGCCGGCGCAGATTCACTCCCGTCCTCGATCGTTTCGGTTCCCGCTTCGAACGACGACTTCGCGTCGAGAAATGCCGTCTCGGCCGCGCCGTACTCGTCGTCCGCGAAGTACTCGCGTCCTGCTTCGAGGTCGTCGTAACCCACGAGCAACTCGTCGTAGCCGGCGACCAGCACCGCCTGGGAACCGAGGACGGACTCGAGTGCCTCGAACCCGTCGACCAGTTGTGCACGGTCGACGGTCGGCAGCGATTCGTAGCGTGCGTCGTCGAAGCCGTCGACTGTCTGCGTAGCGGTTTCGAGGAGGTCCTGTGCCTCGGAGATGTGTCCGGATCGACCCGAGAGGGTGTCGCGGGCGTCGTCAAGGTCGTCAGTAGCTGCGTCGCCCGTCGTCCCCTCGTCGTCTGGGTTCACATCGAACGCAGCGCTCACCTCCTCAATCTCGCGCTCGAGTTCGTCGTCGGTCACGGTTGCGGTGACCGAGACGAGTCCCTCGAGTACGTCGGCATAGTCGCGGACGAGGTCGACGTCTGCCTGCCGGTCGGACTCGAGTTCACTCGCCGCAGTGTCGAGCAATGAGCGAGCGGACTCGAGTCGCTCCGAGTGTGGAGTGGGGTCGAATTCGGTGTCTGCGGACGTGTTGTCGGTGGTGGTGGTGGAACCGTCTGTAGTGTCGCTGGCGGCACCGGAGTCGGTGTGTGCACTGAGTTCGATCGCGGTTTCGTTCAGTCGGCCGATAGCGCGATCGAGTGCGCGGTGGCCGGTTCGGTCCGTGACAGTGACATCGGTCTCGTCGCTGGAGATGGTATCGAGGCAGCCCGAGAGTGCGACGAGGCCGACACCACCGAGTTGCGCGAGGTGCTGGCGTCGATTCATTACGTCGAGAATGTGAGTGGAGCTGTAAGAACGTGCTGGTAGACATGTTAGTTCTGGCGATTATCGACAGACCTCCAGAGTGGCGGTAGCACTGACTGATTACCCGGGGTACGACAGCCACAGTGAATTGTAGTTATTGACTGTTATGAAAGGGAGGAAGCGAACGGGAGGGAATAGGAGAGGCGATGCGGAAGAGAAAGAGAACAGCGACAGAGCAGAGCGAGCAACGTAGCGGGAATCAGAACGGGCCGAGGCCGCCCATACCACCGCCACCGCCACCGCCGCCACCCTGTTGCATCTGCTTCATCATGCGCTGCATCTCCTGTTCAGAGCCCATGCCCTGGAACTGCTTGATGGTCTTCTCCATCATCTTGTACTGCTGAAGGAGTTCGCGGACCTGTTCCTCGCTCGTCCCGGAGCCGCGAGCGATGCGCTCGATCTGACTCGCGCCGATTGCCTTCGGATATTCTTTCTCGGCGTCAGTCATCGAATCCATGATGACGCTGAAGCTGTGCATCCGCTCCTGGGTGACGTCCATCGCGTCGTCAGGAAGCTGGTCCTTGATCCCGCCGCCGAAACCAGGGATCATGTCCATCACCTGATCGAGCGGCCCCATGTTGTTCATCGCCTCCATCTGCTTTTGCATGTCGTTCAGGGTGAACTGTCCCTGAAGCATGTCTTCGGGGTCCCAGTCGTCGTCCTCGATCTGGGTCTGCTCCATCGCGCGCTCGACTCGCTCTGCGAGCTGTCCGAGGTCACCCATGCCGAGTAGCCGGGAGATGAAGCTGTCCGGCTCGAAGCGCTCGACGTCCTGGACCTCCTCACCGGTTCCGAGGAAGGCAATCGAACTGTCGGTCTGGTCGACCGCAGTAAGGGCACCACCACCCTTCGCGGTACCATCCAGTTTCGTGATGACGACGCCGTCGATACCGATCGACTCGTCGAACTGCTGGGCCTGCTCCTTGGCTCCCTGTCCGATCGCTGCGTCGAGGACGAGCAGCGACGTGTCGGGCTCGACAACGCCCTCGATCTGCTCGATCTCGGCGATCAGGTCGTCCTCGAGTGCGTGGCGGCCAGCCGTGTCCACGATGTGGACGTCGGCTTCGCTCGTCGCCTCGAGCCCCTTCCGTGCGATTTCGACTGGGTCGTCGTTGTCCGGGTTCCCGTAGAAGTCGACCTCGGCGCGGCCGGCCATCTCCTTGGCCTGATCGTACGCACCGGGTCGGAACGTGTCCGTCTGGATGATCGCCGGCCGAAGTCCCTTCGTCGAGAACCACCAGGCCATCTTGGCCGAGGAGGTCGTCTTCCCCGACCCCTGCAGTCCCGCAAGCAGAATGGTCTGTTCCTCGAGTGGCAGTTCCGTCGAGTCGCCGATGAGGCCGACGAGTTCCTCGTAGACAATACGGAGGACGAAGTCCCGCGCCGGCGTCCCGGCCGGGGGTTCCTCCTCGAGTGCACGCTCTTTGATGTTGTCCGACAGCTCCATCACGAGCGAGACGTCAACGTCGGCGGAGAGCAAGGAGCGCTGGATCTCCTTGACGATCTCCTCGACGTCCTCCTCACTAATTCGTGACTTCCCGCGGAGCTTATCGAGACTGCCCCGCAGAGAACTCCCGAGATCGTCGAGTACCATTTGCAGGATGTACGGGGCGTGGTCGTTAAAGCCTTTTTCTCGTGGACCTGGCGGGCAGGAATCGGACGAGAGGCCGATTCCGGGTCGTGAGCATCGGTTGTCGAGTGTGAGTGTATGTCTCAGTTCAGAAATGCAATCGGAGAACCGCAACGGCGGGACCACAGGAGCGCATCGCAGCGCGTCGCAGCGCGTCGGTGAGTATTTCACTCGCGCGGTGGCAAGGTTGAGGTATGCCTTCGGATGCAGATTCCGACGCCGATGCCGACACTCACACCGAACGCGAACTCACCGTCGACCTCTCGGCGTACGACGAACTCCGCGACGAGACCGTCACCCTCCGTGTCAACGAGAACGGCCTCTACATTGCCGACCACGAGGAGACCGGCGTCTCGAGTCAAGGCCAGTCCGAAGAGATCGCAATTGGGAATCTCCAGGAAGCCGTCA
The DNA window shown above is from Natrialba magadii ATCC 43099 and carries:
- a CDS encoding bactofilin family protein, which codes for MRGNVRADGDVVIAADGGLDGNLRADGAVVLESGADVDGNVTVATHVMLDSATEIDGNLEAGGDVLLDGDAHVDGNLEASRYVVLVEGASVDGNLTAGDAVHLGVNTDVDGNVTASSVQLDSSATVAGNGTGDATRID
- a CDS encoding Lrp/AsnC family transcriptional regulator, which encodes MSSYQLDEVDKAIIHFLQKDARNNTTTEIAAEVDVSASTVGNRINQLEDEGVIEGYNPNLNYEQAQLPLHIMFVCSAPVAKQTQLAEEALDVFGVVNVREMLSGTRNIRVETISREFDEIERSVQELDALGLEIETSEIIKQEYTRPFDHFGSDLLED
- a CDS encoding HalOD1 output domain-containing protein, with translation MSTRVITEVAAAKGESPMDMQPPPYDAIDPSALNALFTHITASQNGTVTFTYNGCTVTVTSSGQVAVQPPTE
- a CDS encoding response regulator, with the protein product MSVDILLIDATDNSQHIQKLLAGTERTTVHLVQTGTEALEFLTQRGSYSNAASPELVLLNPQLPDVDGYDLLRNLKNEPELRAIPVIILSEFDREEDIIESYSHHANAYIHLPDDPHTLAETITGIKSFWLDIAHLPSLQ
- a CDS encoding AAA family ATPase → MHVIGTVGLPGSGKGEAATVAREDGIPVVTMGDVVRQETADRGLDPTKDHGTVAQALREENGPAAIAERSLPMIEDRLADHETVLVDGIRSDVEVDVFEERFSEAFTLVSIEAPFDVRAERIDARGRDASEANGGEGLAARDERERGFGMDDAMEHADVVVENTESLESFHEQIQSIIRDGATAESVDTDESESESESERETTASESESEAEPEEPQP
- a CDS encoding RNA-binding domain-containing protein, yielding MTDIYRVDVEATAPVYDTEVTSRVADAVANIFPNADLEESFGEIHAEAHSMDHFSELLHRQEILDTARGEFFSTREGDTFSFALKKQAAFEDRINFSVGEPDELGEISVRVRVDEPTVEEYIDQIAPPTEDGKPVDS
- a CDS encoding signal recognition particle protein Srp54, encoding MVLDDLGSSLRGSLDKLRGKSRISEEDVEEIVKEIQRSLLSADVDVSLVMELSDNIKERALEEEPPAGTPARDFVLRIVYEELVGLIGDSTELPLEEQTILLAGLQGSGKTTSSAKMAWWFSTKGLRPAIIQTDTFRPGAYDQAKEMAGRAEVDFYGNPDNDDPVEIARKGLEATSEADVHIVDTAGRHALEDDLIAEIEQIEGVVEPDTSLLVLDAAIGQGAKEQAQQFDESIGIDGVVITKLDGTAKGGGALTAVDQTDSSIAFLGTGEEVQDVERFEPDSFISRLLGMGDLGQLAERVERAMEQTQIEDDDWDPEDMLQGQFTLNDMQKQMEAMNNMGPLDQVMDMIPGFGGGIKDQLPDDAMDVTQERMHSFSVIMDSMTDAEKEYPKAIGASQIERIARGSGTSEEQVRELLQQYKMMEKTIKQFQGMGSEQEMQRMMKQMQQGGGGGGGGGMGGLGPF
- a CDS encoding type II toxin-antitoxin system HicB family antitoxin, whose product is MPSDADSDADADTHTERELTVDLSAYDELRDETVTLRVNENGLYIADHEETGVSSQGQSEEIAIGNLQEAVSTYRDGQSDDTGDDWL